In the genome of Streptomyces lydicus, the window TATGTCCGCACCCCCCTCGTCGAACGGCAGCTCGCCGACCAGGCGGCGGCGCACGGCATCCCCGAGGAACGCGTACTGGCCGACCTCCTGCTCGCCGACTCCGCCCTCAAGCGGCTGCTCGAACCTGAGGAGGTCGCCGAGGCCGTCGCCTACCTCTGCACCCCACAGGCCTCCTTCATGACGGGCACCTCACTGGTGATGGACGGCGGCTGGACCGCGCATTGAGCGGTCCGCCGGGACGGTACCCGGCTCGCGGTTGCCGGCTCGCGGCAACCGGTTCCCAGCTCCCGTGTTCCCAGCTCCCGTGTTCCCGGTTCCCGCCCGCGAGGCTGGCGCACCGTGACGCACCGAAGGTATCCCTGTGAGCATGCCCACCGATCAGCCTGCGTCAGAGCCGCCCGCCGGGCCCGGGGACGCGTCCCCGCCGGCCTCCGCCCCGGCCGATCCGCCCGCCTCCGCCCCGGCCGAGAACCTCTTCCTCGAACTCCTGGCCACCGGCGCCCCCGCCGAGGACTACGAGCGGCCGGTGCTGCGCGCCCGGGCCGAGGGCGCGTCGGCCGGCCGTCTCGCCGCACTGGAGCGGGCCAAGCTCCTCGCGCTGCGGGTACGTGCCGAGCTGGAGGACCGCCGACGGCGCGAGGCCGAGCTGTCCGCGCTCTACGCCACCGCGCACGACCTGGCCGGGCTGCGCGACCTCGACGCGGTGCTGCGTGCGATCGTGCGCCGGGCCCGGTCCCTGCTGGGCACCGAGGTCGCCTACCTCACCCTCCACGACACCGCCGCCGGCGACACTTATATGCGGGTCACCGACGGCTCGGTCTCCGCGCGGTTCCAGCAGCTGCGGCTCGGCATGGGCGAAGGACTCGGCGGGCTGGTCGCACAGACCGCCCGCCCGTACGTCACCGACAGCTACTTCCACGACGAGCGGTTCCGGCACACCCGCACCATCGACTCGGGCGTCCACGACGAGGGCCTGGTGGCGATCCTCGGGGTCCCGCTGATGCTCGGCAGCGGCGTGATCGGCGTCCTCTTCGCCGCCGACCGCCGCGAGCGGGTCTTCGAACACGGTCAGATCGCCCTGCTCGCCGCCCATGCGGCGCATGCCGCCGTCGCGATCGACACCGCCAACCTCCTCGCCGGGACCCGTAAGACACTCACCGAACTGGAGGCCGCCAACGAGATCATCCGCGACCGCAGTGCGGCCATCGAGCGCGCCTCGGACATCCACGACCGGCTGACCGAACTGGTGCTGCGCGGAGGCGGGGTCGTGGACGTGGCGGACGCGGTGGCGGAAGTCCTGCACGGCGAGGTCGAGTTCGCCGAACCCGGCCGGGCACCGGCCGAAGCGCTGGACCGCTCGCGCGCCGACGGCCACGCCGTACGGGAGGGCGCCGAATGGGTCGCGGCGGTCGGGGCGGGCGGTGAGGTCCTGGGCGCCCTCGTGCTGCGCGGTCACCCGGCCCTCGACCCGGTCGACCAGCGCACCCTGGAGCGGGCCGCCATGGTCACCTCGCTGCTCCTGCTCGCCCGGCGGACCGCCGGCGAGGCCGAACAGCGCGTGCGCGGCGAGCTGTTGCACGACCTGCTGGACGCCGCCGACCGCGACCCCCGCCTCCTCGGCGAGCGCGCGGCCCGGGTCGGCGCGGACCTCGACGCACCGCATGTCGTCCTGGCGGCACGGACCGACGGTCCACCACCGGGACACGGAGATGCTGTACCACCGGCGTACGGAGTCAGCGCGCTCCCGGCACAGGGAGACAGCACGCTCGCGGCGCACGGAGCGCCGATATCCGATCGCGACGCCGCGTCCCCGTCCAGGGCCACCTCCCCGCCCAGGGCCACCTCCCCGCCCGGCGCTGCCTCCCCACCTGATGCCGGCTCCCCGCCCCACGGGGCCTCCCCGCCCGGCGGCGCCGACCGCCGCCGCCTGTGGTCGGCGGCCTCCCATCTCGCCGCGACCCGCCATGGGCTGGCCGCCGAACGGGACGGCGGCGCCGTTCTGCTGCTGCCGCTCGGCTCCGACGGGGACCCGGCGCACACCGCCCGTGAGATCGCCGCCCGGCTCGGGGCCGCGCTGCACCAGCCCGTCACGGTCGGTGCCTCGGCCCCGGTCCCGGCCCCCGCCGCCCGCCCCGCGGCGGTCGCGGACGCCTACGCCGAGGCCCGGCGCTGCCGGGAGGCACTGCGGGTACTGGGCCGGTCGGGCCAGGGCGCGGCCGCCGCCGACTTCGGCTTCCTCGGCCTGCTGCTCGCCGACACCCGCGATGTGGACGGCTTCGTCCACCGCACCCTGGGCGCGGTCGCCGACTACGACGCCCGCCGCGGGACGGAACTGCTGCGCACCCTCGACGCCTACTTCACCTGCGGGATGAGCCCGGCCCGTACGAAGGACGCCCTGCATGTCCACGTGAACACCGTCGCCCAGCGTCTGGAGCGGGTGAGCCGGCTGCTGGGCCCCGAATGGCAGACCCCGGCACGCGCCCTGGAAATCCAGCTGGCGCTGCGGCTGCACCAGCTGTCCTCCGTCGTGACGCGCGATACCGGCGGGTAGCAGGGGACGGTGCTCCGCGCCGCGCCCGCGGCCGGTCCGTACCGATGGCCGCCTCCGGGTGCGAGCCGTCGCGACCTGCGGCAGCGTGGTGGCCGAAGCTTTCCCCCTTCCCACCGCACAGAGGAGTTCGTCATGGGTGACAAAGGCGCCATGGACAAGATGAAGGGCAAGGCCAAGCAGAAGGCCGGCAAGATCATGGGCGACGAGCGCATGAAGAGCGAAGGCCGTACGGACGAGGCCAAGGGCAAGGCCAAGAGCGCGATGAGCGACGCCAAGGAGAACACGCAGGGGATGAAGGACTCCCTGAAGGGCAAGAACCACTCCTGACGCCCGGCGGGGGCGTGGCGGACCTGCTGCCCCGTCTCCCGGAGCGTCCCCGGGCCCGCCACGCCCCCGCCGAACATCAGGTTCCCCGGGCCCCTGGGGCCTGTCTTCAATGTCCCGCCTGGGCTTACGGGCGAACGACGGGACTTTGAAGACAGGCCCTCGACCGGCTCCGTCAGGACGGTACGGCCGATGACGTTCCGCCGTCCGCCGCTCCGGCTCCCGCTCCCGTGCCCGTCGCCCGGAGCGCACCGGCCGCCGTCGTGCCGTCCACCGCGGCGAGATCCCGGCTGCGGGTCTCGCGCGCCATGCCCACCGCGAGCAACGTCAGCAGGGCGGCTGCGATGACGTACAGGGCGATCGGCGTCGGGCTGTCGAAGTCGGCGAGCAGCGCGGTCGCGATCAGCGGAGCCGGCGCGCCGGCCGCGACCGAGGAGAACTGGGCCCCGATCGAGGCGCCCGAGTACCGCATCCGGGTCGCGAACATCTCCGCGAAGAAGGCCGCCTGCGGCGCATACATCGCACCGTGGAAGACCAGCCCGACGCTCACCGCGAGCAGCAGCGCCCCGAACCGGTGGGAGTCCACCAGCGCGAAGAACGGGAACGCCCAGACGGCGACACCGGCCGCGCCCAGGAGGTAGACCGGCCGGCGCCCGATCCGGTCCGAGAGCGCGCCCCAGGCGGGGATGACCGCGAAGTGCAGCGCCGAAGCGATCAGTACGGCGTGGAGGGCGGTCTGCTGTGACAGCCCGGTGTGCGCGGTCGCATAGACGAGCACGAACGCCGTGATCACGTAGTACGAGATGTTCTCGGCCATCCGTGCGCCCATCGCGATCAGCACATCCCGCCAGTGGTGGACGAGCACCGCCACCAACGGCGGCTTCTCCACCGCGGCACCCTCCGCCCGCCGTTCCGCGGCGCTCGCCAACGCGGCCTTGAACACCGGCGATTCATCCACCGAGAGCCGGACCCACAGCCCCACGATCACCAGCACGCCCGAGAGCAGGAACGGCACCCGCCAGCCCCAGGACACGAACGCCGCATCCGACAACACCGCCGTCATCACCGACAGCACACCGGTGGCCAGCAACTGCCCGGCGGGTGCGCCGGTTTGCGGCCAGGACGCCCAGAACCCGCGCCGCCGTGCGTCACCGTGCTCCGACACCAGCAGCACCGCGCCGCCCCACTCACCGCCCAGCGCGAACCCCTGGACCAGCCGCAGCACGGTCAGCAGCACCGGCGCCGCGGTACCGACCGTCGCATGCGTCGGCAGCAACCCGATCGCGAACGTCGCGCCGCCCATCATCAGCAGGCTCAGCACCAGCAGCTTCTTACGCCCCAGCCGGTCCCCGTAATGCCCGAACACCAAGGCCCCCAGGGGCCGCGCTGCAAACCCCACCGCGTAGGTCAAAAACGCCAACAGCGTCCCGACGAGCGGATCGGAACCGGGAAAGAACAGCTTGTTGAACACCAGCGCCGCGGCAGACCCGTAGAGAAAGAAGTCGTACCACTCGACGGTGGTGCCGATCAGGCTCGCGGCGACGATGCGCTTGAGGTCGGCGGGCGGCGGGGGAGCGGTTGCTGCGCGGGCCATGGGCACCACTTCCAGGCGGGTACGGGTACGGGGCGTTGCTGTGTCGCCACACCGTAGAAACGCCCAGGTCGTGCGCACATGTGGCGGGCCGCCACACTTCGGGGCGCGACCATGCGGGCGGGCACCATGACGGAGTACCGGGCGGAGCCGGGGCGTCGGACCCGGCCCCACCTCCTCACCTCCTCCCGCCATAGGCTCCTGCCATGGGAATCTTGCTTGCAGTGGTGTACATAGCGGTGGGAATCGCCGTGCTGTTCGATGCCGGCGGTCTGATTCACCGCAGATGCGAGCGAGTGCAGAAGAAAGCGGCCGAGCGCCACCGCGAAATGCTCTGGGCGAACGGACGCCTCGAGACGCCTTACGTACCCGTGCCCTTCGCCCGCCCCGGACTCCTCCGCGCCATGGGGCTTCCCATCGCTCTCCTGGGCGGCCTGCTCCTCCTGCTGCATCTCGACTGACCGCTCATCAACAGGGGCGTGAAGGGGCAGCGGCGCCGACCATTCAAACAACCCGGCCTCATGCCATGAATCCCCTCGATTCGGCAGCATTCATGCTCCAATGTCCGGGCTATGCCTGACAGCCCGCCTCGGCAGGGAAAGGGAACGCGCGTTCCCCGGCGCCGGCTCTTGTCCTGGCCTTGGCGGTAGGCCCATCCCGGCGAAAGGACCTGCAGGATGTCGAATCACTTCACCGGACTCAGTCTTGGCGCACCGCTCGGGGACCAAAGGCTCGACCTCTGTGACCTCTACGCGTTTCAGTCCCCCGCCGATCCGGCGAGGACGGTGCTCATCCTCAACGCGAACCCGAATGCCGATGCGTTGCATCCTGATGCCGTCTATCGCGTCAACATCGACAATGACGGAGACTGTCTCGCCGACATGGCGATCAGTTATGTGTTCTCTCCGCCGCAGGACGGCCGCCAGACCTTCAGCGTCTTCATGGCGACAGGCGAGGAGGCCCGCTCGGCCGAAGCCGTCGGGCAGAAAGTCGTCACCGATGCGGAGGTGTCGTTCGGCACCAGGGCGAACCGTGTCACCTCCGGTCCCTACACGTTCTTCGCCGGAAGTCGAAGCGATGCCTTCTTCTTCGACTACGACGGGATCAAGAATCTCTTCGACACCACCGGAGGAAGAAACTTCACCGCGCCGCATCTCGGTGGCGCGTCACCGTGGACCGGTGTCGACTCGAACACGGAAGCCAATGTGTTCTCGACGGTGGTGGAACTGCCGACGAGTGAGCTCCGCGCCGACCCCGAGATCCGTATCTGGGGCCGGTGCAGTGTGCGGAAGGACGGCCGACTCGTCCACGCTGACCGTGCGGGACATCCTTCGGTCAGCAGTTTCTTCAACACCGACGAGACGAAGGAGGAGTACAACGCCGGCGAACCGGTGAACGATCGTGAGCGTTGGGCCGATCTCTTCGTCCATCTCATGGGGCACACCGGCAACTACACACGGGAAGAAGCCCTCGCGGCGATTGACGCCGACCGCATTCTGCCCGACATGCTGGCTTTTGACCCCTCGAAGCCCGCGCAATATCCCAACGGCCGTGTCTTCACCGACGACGTCATCAATTACCGTCTCTCCTTCCTCTCGAAGGGCGACATCCCACCCACCGGGCTCACACCGCACACGGACCTTCTGCACGAGTTCCCCTACCTCGGAAACCCCCACTCGAAGGGGAACTGATCCCGCGACGACGGGGTTCGACCCGGTTGTACGGCCGGCCTCTCGGCGGAGCCCGGCGGGAATACGTGGGTGGTGGCGTCCGTTGAAGGATGTCGACCCACTTGTTCTCTACCTGATGAGGCGTTCGATGTCCGTGCTGTCCACCACCTCCTCCCCGGCAGGCCCGTCACCTCGCCGCCATGAGTTAGCCGGCCGTGTAGTCGTTCTGATCGGCGGTGGTTCGGGGATCGGGTTGCGGGTGGCGCATCAGGCTGCCGCGGCAGGAGCGAAGGTGGTGCTGGGAGGCCGTACACCGGAGAAGCTGGCTGCCGCGGCACGAGAGGTGGGGGAGGCGGCCACCTGGCAGACGGTGGACGTGACGGACCCTCATTCCGTCGAACTGTTCTTCCGTGCCTGTGATCGGGTCGATCACGTCTTCACGACCGCGGCGTCCTACCGCGTCGGGCCGATGCTGAAGCTGGACGATGCCGACGCGGCGAGTCCCTTCACCTCCAAATTCTGGGGGCAGTACCACGTGGCCAAATACGCCGCGCCGCTGCTGCAGCCCGACGGCTCCATCGTCCTCATGTCCGGTGCCGCGGGGGCGCGGCCCCCGGCGCCCGCTCCCGCCTACGCCGCATGCAATGCCGCCATCGAAGGACTCGGGCGGGGACTCGCGGTCGAACTCGCTCCGGTGCGGGTCAATGTGATCTCGCCGGGCACCGTCGACGGCAACCTCTGGGCACAGCGACCGGCTCACGAGCGTGACGCCAGCTTCACGCAGTACCGCAACGACACCCTGCTGCACCAGCTCGGCACCGAGGACGAGATCGCCCATGGAGTCCTGTTTCTCTTCACCAACGGCTACATGACCGGTTCAACCATCTATCCGGACGGTGGCTACACGCTGCGCTAGCCGCTGCCGGGGGCGGCGTCAGGTGCCTGCTCGTGCAGTGGGGCGCCGACCCGCTTTCCCTGATGAACGGCCCGGCATCCCACAGGGGGAGACGCCGGGCCGTGCGGGCTCGGGGTCACAACTTCGGGCAGAGGTTTGTGTGCACGGCCACGACGATCTGGGCGGCCTTGACCTTGCCGAAGCCCTGGGGGTGATGGGGCGAAGTGAACCGCTTCTCCGCCATGCTCGCCTGCTTCGACGTGTCCTTGGGGAAGTCGTGGATCGTTTGGCACTGGTTGCGTCCGCGGTCGAGGGCTTTGGCCTCCTTGCCGTGGACGATGTCCGGGTCGATGCCGGTCAGCGCGCGGATGTAGGCAAGTCGCATCGCGGCGTCCGGCTCGGGCGGGATACCCGCGGAGGCTTCGGCGCCCGCAATGTCCTTGGTGGAGGGGGCACTCGGCGCCGCGGTGGGTGTCTTCTTCGGTGCTGCGTCGGTGCTGTCGTCGCTGCTGCACGCGGTGAGCGCGGCGGTCAGGACGAGTGCGGTCAGTGCGGTGGCGGCGGTGCGCTTCACGTGTTCCGGCTCCCGAGTGGATGGCTGATGGCACCGGTGTGACCGCCGAGACCGGGTGAAGGTTGTGTGGTGAACCCTGGTCGCTCCTGGAGGTTCGTCAACGCTGCGGCGGTCACCTCGATCGGCAGGGCCGCCACATCTGCGAAATGTGCACTGACGCTCCATTCCGGGCTGCCAGGTGCCCCAGATCCTGGCGGTGGAAAGCGCGGGCAAACACCTTTTCGAGTGCATGCAAAAGTAGGCTCGTGATCGGCTCATGTCGTCCGCCGACGGCTGCTGTGTCGTCAAGGCGACGAAGGCGCTGAAAGGTAAGGACGGGAAGGAGGCAGGGCTCTCCTGGCAGCAGGGCAGGGGTGTCAAGTCGGCCTTCAAGGACGCCAGAGGCCATGTGGGAGAGGCGGCCGGCGCCGAGGTGGGATGGACGGAGCCGCTGAAGCGGTACGCGGAGAACGAGACCGGGCAGCGTTCGCTGCTGGGCGACGGTGAGCAGGCGCCGTCCGCCTACCATGTCGACCGGCGCGGCCTCGATCCGTCCGGCGTGGAGGCGACGTTCGGATGATCCGGGAGGGCGCGGTGCTTCGCGCCGGGCACCACGCGTCGTCCTCGGAACGGCCGGGCCCGACGCCGCCGCGCGGTTGCGCATAAGGGCCGTGGAGCATGTGACGGGCCGTCGGACGGCCCTCCGGGGCACAGGTGAAGGGACTTTTCAGGGTGAGTGACGACCGGCAACCGGTGACGGGCGGCATGGCGCAGCAATGGGGCGGAGGGGCGACGGGTGCCACGGTGGCGCCGCAGACGCCCCCGAAGCAGCCGAGCCTGTCCGAGGAGGCTGCTGCCCATCTCAGGCCGGGCGAACGGTCGACGGGGACTTTTCTGCTGCAAGTGGATGACCTGCTCCCGCCCAGGCTGCCGAAGAAGTACCGGCCGGGCGTGCGCCGCGGCGTCGATCTGCGGGCTCCGATCCGCTGGGTGGTCGGTGCGACACCCCTGCCCTGGCTCATCCCGGACTCCTGGAAGCGGCTGCAGTGGCTTGTTGAGGGCGATGACTTCTCCGATCACGTCGAGCGTGGCTGGAGCAGGTTCTACCGGTGTCTGCGACGCCCGTTTCACGGGTGGTCCTGGGGCGGCGGGTACCGCAGTATGGCCGGAAGCCTGCTCATCGCCGTACGCAACGCGTACGACTCGGACGGCGAGAACGACGATTTTCTGCTGGTGGTCACCAACCAGCGGCTGCTCGTGCTGAGCGAGCCGATGACGCTGTCACGGCACATGCCCGCCCGTCTGCTGGAGGAGTTCCCGCGGGAGGCGTTTTCTCAGCGGCAGCACCCCCACCCGCCGCGGCAGGAGTTCCGGGCCGATCTCGCCTTCGGCGACGGTTCGTGGATCGCTCTGAAGACCGGCAGGATCGCGCAGACGAAGACGCTGAAGAAGGTGTTGTAACGGCGGGGGAGGAGTTGGCCGCGCGAGCTGCTGTGTTTTGTGGGTGCCGGGTGCCGGGTGCCGGGTGCCGGGTGCCGGGTGCCGGGTGCCGGGCCGCCGGACGGTGACCTGGTTGCCGGTGCGGCGTCGGCGCCATCGAGGGGCCCGGGAGAGCGGCGTCAAAAGTTTTTCAACGATCCACCAATCCACGGGCGTTGCGGTTCCGAATCACGGCAGACACCTCGTCGAGGTGTCGGTCTCGAACCCGGACGACGTGTGGTCTCCCCCTCCCCGCGGAGGCCGCCGGAAAAGGATCGAACGTGATAGCCAAGCGCACCAGCCGCCTCGCCGCACTCCTCGCTCTGCCCGCCGCCCTGGCCCTCACCGTGGGCGCCTCGTCCCAGGCCGCCGCCGAGGGCACCGGAGCGTTCCAGATCAATCTGGCACAGCTGAACGACTCCGGTTCCAAGGGCACGGCGATGCTCAGCCTCCAGGGCAACCGGCTGACGGTGAAGATCGAGTCCGAGGGACTCGTACCCGGACAGCCCCACGCCCAGCACCTCCACGGCTCCACCGATGGTCATGACTTCCACTGCCCGGACGCGAGCGCCGATACGAACGGCGACGGGGTCATCGACAACACCGAAGCCACGGTCGACTACGGCAACATCAACATCTCCCTCACCACCAAGGGACCCACGGACATGATGAGCGGTCTCGCCGTCGACCGCATGCCCGTGGCGGACGCGCAGGGAAAGCTCTCCTACCAGCGCACGCTCACCGTCTCGCAGGCCGTGGTCGACCACATCAAGGACCTGCACATCGTGCAGCACGGTATCGACCGCAACAACAACCAGAAGTACGACTTCGACGGAGCGGGCAAGAGCGAACTCGATCCCAAGCTCCCGCAGGAGGCCACCGCTCCGACCAACTGCGGTGAGGTCAAAGGCGCTGCGGTGGGGTCCATACCGGTCGGCGGGGTCGAGACCGGGACCGGGCCCTCCGAGGAGGAAGGGGTGCCGTTCGCGGTGCTGGGGGCCGGGGGCGCCGCCTTCGTGGCGTTGACCGGTGTGCTGGCCGTCATGCGACGGCGGAAGTCCGTGCTCGCCGTCGGGCGGCCCGGGAGCAACGGAAGCAACGGGAGCGTCGCATGAGCCGTCGGAGCGAGGAGGGCGGGATCACCGTACGGCGCCGGGGCCACCGCGTCCTCGGCTGCGCGGTCGCCGCGGCGTTGGCGAGCGTGCTCGTCGCCGGGTGCGGAGGACAGGAAACCGCGTCGCCCCCGCCGGTCCCCGCGGGGCAGCCGCCGGCCCAGGGCGGGGACGCCTCCCAGGGCGGGGACTCGTCCCAGGGCGGGGGCGCCTCCCAGGACCGAGCGACGGGTGAAGGGTCCGGGAGTCAGGCTGCCGCGAGTATGCCGAAGTCTGCTCCGCAACGGCTCTCCATCCCGTCGCTCCAGGTCTCCTCCACTCTGGAGACGCTGGGACAGCACAAGAACGGGGCCATGGAGACCCCGCGCGATCCCGACAAGGCGGGCTGGTACCGGCCGGGGCCGACGCCCGGCTCCCAGGGACCCGCCGTGATCGCGGGCCATGTCTCCTGGAACGGCAAGCCGTCGGTGTTCGAGAAGCTGTCGACGATGAAGGCTGGTGACACCATCGAGGTCGCCCGGCAGGACGGGAAGACCGCGAAATTCACGGTGGACCGTGTCGCCCAGTACCCGAAGGACAAGTTCCCCACGGTCGAGGTGTACAAGAACATCGACCATGCCGGCCTCCGCCTGATCACCTGTGGCGGCCGGTACGACGAGGGCCGGCACTACTACCCCGACAACGTGGTGGTGTTCGCCAGCCTCACGGGCAGTGCCTGAGCCGAACCCCTGAGAACGGGCCGGCGGTCCGGCGCCCCTTACGGGAGGCCGGGCCGCCGGATCGTCCGCGGTGGGCAACCGCCATACTGCGTGCGATCTTTCTGCTCGTCCCGAAGGGAACCCCGCGACGTGTCCTCCACCCCCTCCCTGCCCCTCACGCGCACCCGTGTCGTCATCGTCGGTGCCGGGCCCGCCGGGCTCACCGTCGCGAATCTGCTGCGCGCCGCCGGAGTCGACTGCGTGGTGCTGGAGACGGAGAGCAGGGAATTCATCGAGCAGCGGCCACGCGCCGGGTTCATGGAGGAGTGGGCGGTGCAGGCGCTGGCCCGGCACGGGCTGGCCGACCGGCTGCTTGAACGCGCCCAAACCCAGGGGGACTTCGAGTTCCGCTTCGACGGCGAGCGGCACATCATGCCGACGGCACAGCTGTCGGGGCGGCACCACTACGTCTATCCACAGCCGCTGCTGGTCACCGACCTGGTGGCGTCGTATGTGGACAAGGCGGGCGGGGAGGTGCGCTTCGGCGTACGCGACGTGGAGTTGCACGACATCGACGGGGACCGGCCGGCCGTCTCCTACACCGACCCGGTGACCGGCGCCCGGCACCGCATCGCGTGTGACTTCATCGCGGGCTGCGACGGTGCGCGCGGGGTGAGCCGGGCGGCCATACCCGCCGGCCGGGCGGTCCTCACCCGCCATGACCACGGTGTCGCCTGGCTCGCGCTCCTCGCCGAGGCGCCGCCGTCCGCCGACGGTGTGGTCTTCGGCATCCATGAGCGCGGATTCGGTGCCCATATGGCCCGTAGTCCTCAGGTCACCCGCTACTACCTCCAGGTCGATCCGGGCGAGGACGCAGAGAACTGGTCGCACGGCCGGGTGTGGCACGAGCTGCACTCCCGGCTCGCCGCCACCGGCGCCCCGCCGCTGACCGAAGGGCCGCTGATCGAGAAGGCGGTCCTGG includes:
- a CDS encoding helix-turn-helix domain-containing protein — protein: MPTDQPASEPPAGPGDASPPASAPADPPASAPAENLFLELLATGAPAEDYERPVLRARAEGASAGRLAALERAKLLALRVRAELEDRRRREAELSALYATAHDLAGLRDLDAVLRAIVRRARSLLGTEVAYLTLHDTAAGDTYMRVTDGSVSARFQQLRLGMGEGLGGLVAQTARPYVTDSYFHDERFRHTRTIDSGVHDEGLVAILGVPLMLGSGVIGVLFAADRRERVFEHGQIALLAAHAAHAAVAIDTANLLAGTRKTLTELEAANEIIRDRSAAIERASDIHDRLTELVLRGGGVVDVADAVAEVLHGEVEFAEPGRAPAEALDRSRADGHAVREGAEWVAAVGAGGEVLGALVLRGHPALDPVDQRTLERAAMVTSLLLLARRTAGEAEQRVRGELLHDLLDAADRDPRLLGERAARVGADLDAPHVVLAARTDGPPPGHGDAVPPAYGVSALPAQGDSTLAAHGAPISDRDAASPSRATSPPRATSPPGAASPPDAGSPPHGASPPGGADRRRLWSAASHLAATRHGLAAERDGGAVLLLPLGSDGDPAHTAREIAARLGAALHQPVTVGASAPVPAPAARPAAVADAYAEARRCREALRVLGRSGQGAAAADFGFLGLLLADTRDVDGFVHRTLGAVADYDARRGTELLRTLDAYFTCGMSPARTKDALHVHVNTVAQRLERVSRLLGPEWQTPARALEIQLALRLHQLSSVVTRDTGG
- a CDS encoding class F sortase, with amino-acid sequence MSRRSEEGGITVRRRGHRVLGCAVAAALASVLVAGCGGQETASPPPVPAGQPPAQGGDASQGGDSSQGGGASQDRATGEGSGSQAAASMPKSAPQRLSIPSLQVSSTLETLGQHKNGAMETPRDPDKAGWYRPGPTPGSQGPAVIAGHVSWNGKPSVFEKLSTMKAGDTIEVARQDGKTAKFTVDRVAQYPKDKFPTVEVYKNIDHAGLRLITCGGRYDEGRHYYPDNVVVFASLTGSA
- a CDS encoding SDR family oxidoreductase, with protein sequence MSVLSTTSSPAGPSPRRHELAGRVVVLIGGGSGIGLRVAHQAAAAGAKVVLGGRTPEKLAAAAREVGEAATWQTVDVTDPHSVELFFRACDRVDHVFTTAASYRVGPMLKLDDADAASPFTSKFWGQYHVAKYAAPLLQPDGSIVLMSGAAGARPPAPAPAYAACNAAIEGLGRGLAVELAPVRVNVISPGTVDGNLWAQRPAHERDASFTQYRNDTLLHQLGTEDEIAHGVLFLFTNGYMTGSTIYPDGGYTLR
- a CDS encoding MFS transporter, which gives rise to MARAATAPPPPADLKRIVAASLIGTTVEWYDFFLYGSAAALVFNKLFFPGSDPLVGTLLAFLTYAVGFAARPLGALVFGHYGDRLGRKKLLVLSLLMMGGATFAIGLLPTHATVGTAAPVLLTVLRLVQGFALGGEWGGAVLLVSEHGDARRRGFWASWPQTGAPAGQLLATGVLSVMTAVLSDAAFVSWGWRVPFLLSGVLVIVGLWVRLSVDESPVFKAALASAAERRAEGAAVEKPPLVAVLVHHWRDVLIAMGARMAENISYYVITAFVLVYATAHTGLSQQTALHAVLIASALHFAVIPAWGALSDRIGRRPVYLLGAAGVAVWAFPFFALVDSHRFGALLLAVSVGLVFHGAMYAPQAAFFAEMFATRMRYSGASIGAQFSSVAAGAPAPLIATALLADFDSPTPIALYVIAAALLTLLAVGMARETRSRDLAAVDGTTAAGALRATGTGAGAGAADGGTSSAVPS
- a CDS encoding DUF4331 family protein; this encodes MSNHFTGLSLGAPLGDQRLDLCDLYAFQSPADPARTVLILNANPNADALHPDAVYRVNIDNDGDCLADMAISYVFSPPQDGRQTFSVFMATGEEARSAEAVGQKVVTDAEVSFGTRANRVTSGPYTFFAGSRSDAFFFDYDGIKNLFDTTGGRNFTAPHLGGASPWTGVDSNTEANVFSTVVELPTSELRADPEIRIWGRCSVRKDGRLVHADRAGHPSVSSFFNTDETKEEYNAGEPVNDRERWADLFVHLMGHTGNYTREEALAAIDADRILPDMLAFDPSKPAQYPNGRVFTDDVINYRLSFLSKGDIPPTGLTPHTDLLHEFPYLGNPHSKGN
- a CDS encoding CsbD family protein, with amino-acid sequence MGDKGAMDKMKGKAKQKAGKIMGDERMKSEGRTDEAKGKAKSAMSDAKENTQGMKDSLKGKNHS
- a CDS encoding 4-hydroxybenzoate 3-monooxygenase; amino-acid sequence: MSSTPSLPLTRTRVVIVGAGPAGLTVANLLRAAGVDCVVLETESREFIEQRPRAGFMEEWAVQALARHGLADRLLERAQTQGDFEFRFDGERHIMPTAQLSGRHHYVYPQPLLVTDLVASYVDKAGGEVRFGVRDVELHDIDGDRPAVSYTDPVTGARHRIACDFIAGCDGARGVSRAAIPAGRAVLTRHDHGVAWLALLAEAPPSADGVVFGIHERGFGAHMARSPQVTRYYLQVDPGEDAENWSHGRVWHELHSRLAATGAPPLTEGPLIEKAVLDMHDYVVEPMEYGRLYLAGDSAHLVAPIAAKGMNLALHDALLLGEALIAHYQGDDGGLEGYGQACLRRVWHYLEFSQWLSYALHGASSGDRMKAGTAAARLRRLLGSPSAAKAFAGLYLGEEADL